The following proteins come from a genomic window of Achromobacter sp. AONIH1:
- the xylF gene encoding D-xylose ABC transporter substrate-binding protein, whose product MTLSFRRLLACALALPAALYAGAAAHASKEAPVIGFSIDDLRVERWTRDRDYFVQAATALGAKVSVQSANANEARQIAQLENLIAEGVDALVIVPFNSKVLSNVIAKARKSGIKVIAYDRLILGAPLDAYVSFDNVKVGEMQAQGVIDVVPKGNYYLLGGASTDNNARLFREGQMNVLKPLADKGDIKIVGEQWTPEWDPSKAQAIIENALNANSNNIQAIVASNDGTAGGAIQALTSQKLAGKVAVSGQDADLAGVRRVAAGTQTMTIYKPLKSIASTAAQVAVELVQGKQPAFNAKLDNGKGQVDSILLKPTLLTRDNLDILVKDGFYTAEQIAGK is encoded by the coding sequence ATGACCCTATCTTTCCGCCGCCTGCTGGCCTGCGCCCTGGCGCTGCCCGCCGCCCTGTACGCCGGCGCCGCCGCCCACGCCAGCAAGGAAGCGCCCGTGATCGGCTTTTCCATCGACGACCTGCGCGTCGAGCGCTGGACCCGCGACCGCGATTACTTCGTGCAGGCCGCGACCGCCCTGGGCGCCAAGGTGAGCGTGCAATCCGCCAACGCCAACGAGGCGCGCCAGATCGCACAGCTGGAGAACCTGATCGCCGAGGGCGTGGACGCGCTGGTGATCGTGCCCTTCAATTCCAAGGTGCTGAGCAACGTGATCGCCAAGGCACGCAAGAGCGGCATCAAGGTCATCGCCTACGACCGCCTGATCCTGGGCGCGCCGCTGGACGCCTATGTCTCGTTCGACAACGTCAAGGTCGGCGAAATGCAGGCGCAGGGCGTGATCGACGTGGTGCCCAAGGGCAATTACTACCTGCTGGGCGGCGCCTCCACCGACAACAACGCTCGCCTGTTCCGCGAAGGACAGATGAACGTGCTCAAGCCGCTGGCGGACAAGGGCGACATCAAGATCGTGGGCGAGCAATGGACGCCGGAATGGGATCCGTCCAAGGCCCAGGCCATCATCGAGAACGCGCTGAACGCCAATAGCAACAACATCCAGGCCATCGTCGCCTCGAACGACGGCACGGCCGGCGGCGCGATCCAGGCGCTGACCAGCCAGAAGCTGGCCGGCAAGGTCGCGGTGTCGGGCCAGGACGCGGACCTGGCGGGCGTGCGCCGCGTGGCGGCGGGCACGCAGACCATGACCATCTACAAACCGCTCAAGAGCATCGCCAGTACCGCCGCGCAGGTGGCCGTGGAACTGGTGCAGGGCAAGCAGCCCGCGTTCAACGCCAAGCTCGACAACGGCAAGGGCCAGGTGGACAGCATCCTGCTCAAGCCCACGCTGCTGACGCGCGACAACCTGGACATCCTGGTCAAGGACGGGTTCTATACGGCGGAACAGATCGCGGGCAAGTAG
- a CDS encoding carbohydrate porin — translation MAGLLTAAGAAQAYDITTSPHLFGDWGGLRTSLSERGIDLNLGYTGEAAHNFSGGKDKLTRYTDQWVFGATLNLDKLWGWRGGTFQMTITDRNGRNLGADAGIGNNMLIQEVYGRGQTWHMTQFWLNQSFLDNRVQWKFGRMTVGEDFASFSCDFQNLTFCGSQPGNLVGSYWVNWPTSQWATRLKVSTSEQTYLQAGVYQVNPKYVDDGYARRHGLSLDNPGGTTGALIPLEFGVLPSWNGLPGSYKFGAWYNTSQGKDLYQDVNGDARGLTGLAPRERNGQYGFYLNFEQQVSGAAGARGASVFLNFSQADRATAAQDHQLALGLQYKGPFGQPRDVVGVAIGATHNNGRYARYVRQQDQRLDTRTTVGDGYEYVAEAYYSWSPVPSIYLRPNLQYIRHPGGTSSNHDAFIIGLKTGITF, via the coding sequence ATGGCCGGCCTGTTGACCGCCGCCGGCGCGGCCCAGGCGTATGACATCACCACCAGCCCGCACCTGTTCGGCGACTGGGGCGGCCTGCGCACCAGCCTGTCAGAGCGCGGCATCGACCTCAACCTCGGCTATACCGGCGAAGCCGCGCACAACTTCAGCGGCGGCAAGGACAAGCTGACCCGCTACACCGACCAGTGGGTCTTCGGCGCCACGCTGAACCTGGACAAGCTCTGGGGCTGGCGCGGCGGCACCTTCCAGATGACCATCACCGACCGCAACGGCCGCAATCTGGGCGCCGACGCCGGCATCGGCAACAACATGCTGATCCAGGAGGTCTACGGCCGTGGCCAAACCTGGCACATGACGCAGTTCTGGCTCAACCAGTCCTTCCTGGACAACCGGGTGCAATGGAAATTCGGCCGCATGACGGTAGGCGAGGATTTCGCAAGCTTCTCCTGCGACTTCCAGAACCTGACCTTCTGCGGCTCGCAGCCCGGCAATCTGGTGGGCAGCTACTGGGTCAACTGGCCAACCAGCCAGTGGGCCACGCGCCTGAAGGTCAGCACGTCGGAACAGACCTATCTGCAGGCCGGCGTCTATCAGGTCAACCCGAAGTACGTGGACGACGGCTACGCCCGCCGCCACGGGCTGTCGCTGGACAATCCCGGCGGCACCACCGGCGCGCTGATCCCGCTGGAATTCGGCGTGCTGCCGTCCTGGAACGGACTGCCCGGCTCCTACAAGTTCGGCGCCTGGTACAACACCTCGCAGGGCAAGGATCTGTACCAGGACGTGAACGGCGACGCGCGCGGCCTCACCGGGCTGGCGCCGCGCGAACGCAACGGCCAGTATGGCTTCTACCTGAACTTCGAGCAGCAGGTCAGCGGCGCCGCCGGCGCGCGCGGCGCCTCGGTGTTCCTGAACTTCTCGCAGGCCGACCGCGCCACCGCGGCGCAGGATCACCAGCTCGCGCTGGGCCTGCAGTACAAAGGGCCTTTCGGGCAGCCGCGCGACGTGGTCGGCGTGGCCATCGGCGCAACCCACAACAATGGCCGCTACGCGCGCTACGTGAGGCAGCAGGACCAGCGGCTGGACACGCGAACCACGGTGGGCGACGGCTATGAGTACGTGGCCGAGGCCTACTACAGCTGGTCGCCGGTTCCGTCCATCTACCTGCGGCCCAACCTGCAGTACATCCGACATCCGGGTGGCACGTCCAGCAACCACGACGCCTTCATCATCGGGCTGAAGACCGGCATCACCTTCTGA
- the htpX gene encoding protease HtpX has translation MKRIVLFVITNLAVMLVLSATLRILGVDRYITAQGLNLQALLVFSVVVGFTGAIISLLISKPMAKWSTGAQVLDPNAPRNQREAWLLDTVHQLADRAGIGRPEVAIYEGAPNAFATGAFKNDSLVAVSTGLLESMTEEEVAAVLAHEVAHIANGDMVTLTLIQGVVNTFVVFLARVVGYFIDRVVLKNERGMGIGYYVTVLVCEIIFGILASIIVAWFSRQREYRADAGSAHLMGAREPMIRALARLGGVEAGELPKSFEASGITGKGGLAAMFASHPPIPARIAALQQARPA, from the coding sequence ATGAAACGCATCGTCTTGTTCGTCATCACCAACCTGGCTGTGATGCTGGTCCTGTCGGCCACGCTGCGCATCCTCGGGGTGGACAGATACATCACCGCGCAGGGCCTGAACCTGCAGGCGCTGTTGGTGTTCTCGGTCGTCGTCGGCTTCACCGGCGCGATCATCTCGCTGCTCATCAGCAAGCCCATGGCCAAATGGAGCACCGGCGCGCAAGTGCTGGATCCGAACGCCCCGCGCAATCAGCGCGAGGCCTGGCTGCTCGATACCGTGCACCAACTGGCCGATCGCGCCGGCATCGGCCGTCCCGAAGTCGCCATCTACGAAGGCGCGCCGAACGCCTTCGCCACCGGCGCGTTCAAGAACGACTCGCTGGTCGCGGTATCCACCGGTCTGCTGGAAAGCATGACCGAAGAGGAAGTCGCCGCCGTGCTGGCCCACGAAGTGGCCCACATCGCCAACGGCGACATGGTCACGCTGACCCTGATCCAGGGCGTGGTCAACACCTTCGTGGTGTTCCTGGCGCGCGTGGTCGGCTACTTCATCGACCGCGTCGTGCTCAAGAACGAGCGCGGCATGGGCATCGGCTACTACGTCACCGTGCTGGTCTGTGAGATCATTTTCGGCATCCTGGCGTCGATCATCGTCGCCTGGTTCTCGCGCCAGCGCGAATACCGCGCCGATGCCGGCTCGGCCCACCTGATGGGCGCCCGCGAACCCATGATCCGCGCCCTGGCCCGCCTGGGCGGCGTCGAAGCCGGCGAACTGCCCAAGTCCTTCGAGGCCTCGGGCATCACCGGCAAGGGCGGCCTGGCCGCGATGTTCGCCTCGCACCCGCCGATCCCGGCCCGCATCGCGGCGCTGCAGCAAGCCCGTCCGGCCTGA
- a CDS encoding DMT family transporter, translated as MQALWMLVASAMFAIMGSFVKLGTEHGASLPLVVLFRGLPSVILLLIWARAGRQSIVPTSWKLHLWRNLSGVTSMWLGFYAIAHLPLATATSLNYTAPLFIACWMLGWGGAQRDAVRITAVALGFLGVIAVLRPSINDDQWLAALLGLTAGAMSAVAMMQIRQLGRIGEPEWRTVLFFSVAVCLSSAAGLGFDGWGQADWPGYAALVGVGVAGLFGQLAMTRAFGLGSALLTAALQYSTIIFAALLGMGLWGDRLDGLAWAGMALIIFAGLLSVWRTMRDPKPA; from the coding sequence ATGCAGGCTCTCTGGATGTTGGTGGCGTCAGCCATGTTCGCCATCATGGGGTCGTTCGTGAAGCTCGGCACCGAGCACGGCGCGTCGCTGCCGCTGGTGGTGCTGTTCCGCGGCCTGCCTTCGGTCATCCTGCTGCTGATCTGGGCGCGCGCCGGACGCCAGTCCATCGTGCCCACCAGCTGGAAGCTGCACCTGTGGCGCAACCTGTCCGGCGTCACCTCGATGTGGCTGGGCTTCTATGCCATCGCCCACCTGCCGCTGGCCACCGCCACCAGCCTGAACTACACCGCGCCGCTGTTCATCGCCTGCTGGATGCTGGGCTGGGGCGGCGCGCAGCGCGACGCCGTGCGCATCACCGCCGTGGCGCTGGGCTTCCTGGGCGTGATCGCCGTGCTGCGTCCCAGCATCAACGACGACCAATGGCTGGCGGCGCTGCTGGGGCTGACGGCCGGCGCGATGTCGGCCGTCGCCATGATGCAGATCCGTCAGCTCGGCCGCATCGGCGAGCCCGAATGGCGCACGGTGCTGTTCTTTTCCGTGGCGGTCTGTCTGTCCAGCGCCGCCGGCCTGGGCTTCGACGGCTGGGGCCAGGCCGACTGGCCCGGCTATGCCGCGCTGGTGGGCGTGGGCGTGGCCGGCCTGTTCGGCCAGCTGGCGATGACGCGGGCCTTCGGCCTGGGCTCGGCGCTGCTGACCGCCGCCCTGCAGTACTCCACCATCATTTTCGCGGCGCTGCTGGGCATGGGCCTGTGGGGCGACCGCCTGGACGGCCTGGCCTGGGCCGGCATGGCGCTGATCATCTTCGCCGGACTGCTGTCGGTCTGGCGCACCATGCGCGATCCCAAACCGGCCTGA
- a CDS encoding sulfurtransferase gives MTMTLISAAELAERLGGADLRVFDVRHDLMNHAAGRQAYEAGHIAGARYLDHETELAAPRTGKNGRHPLPSRAEFGALMAAHGVTPQTLVVAYDASGGMYAAHLWWMLRWLGHERVAVLDGGWQAWTAAGLPVSTEPGVAALPGQPVEPGASLAATVDAATVLANIAQPAFTVIDARAANRYRGEVEPMDPVAGHIPGALNRPNGENLRTDGRFKAPEQLRAEFTALLAGRDPAAIVHQCGSGITACHNLLSMEIAGLSGSRLYPGSWSEWCSDPSRPVATGAVA, from the coding sequence ATGACGATGACCCTGATTTCCGCCGCCGAACTGGCCGAGCGCCTGGGCGGCGCCGACCTGCGCGTGTTCGACGTGCGCCACGACCTGATGAACCATGCCGCCGGCCGCCAGGCCTATGAGGCCGGCCATATCGCCGGCGCCCGCTACCTCGATCACGAGACCGAGCTGGCCGCCCCCCGCACGGGCAAGAACGGCCGCCACCCGCTGCCGTCGCGCGCGGAATTCGGCGCGCTGATGGCCGCTCACGGCGTCACGCCGCAGACCCTGGTGGTGGCCTATGACGCCAGCGGCGGCATGTACGCCGCCCATCTGTGGTGGATGCTGCGCTGGCTGGGCCATGAGCGCGTGGCGGTGCTGGACGGCGGCTGGCAGGCCTGGACCGCGGCCGGCCTGCCCGTTTCGACCGAGCCGGGCGTGGCGGCGCTGCCGGGCCAGCCCGTCGAGCCGGGCGCGTCGCTGGCCGCGACGGTGGATGCCGCCACGGTGCTGGCCAATATCGCCCAGCCCGCCTTTACCGTGATCGACGCGCGCGCCGCCAACCGCTATCGCGGCGAGGTCGAACCCATGGACCCGGTGGCCGGCCACATCCCGGGCGCGCTGAACCGCCCCAACGGCGAGAACCTGCGGACCGACGGCCGCTTCAAGGCGCCGGAGCAGTTGCGCGCCGAGTTCACGGCGCTGCTGGCGGGCCGCGATCCGGCCGCCATCGTGCATCAGTGCGGCTCGGGCATCACCGCCTGCCACAATCTGCTGTCCATGGAAATCGCCGGCCTGTCCGGTTCGCGCCTGTATCCGGGCTCGTGGAGCGAGTGGTGCAGCGACCCGTCGCGTCCGGTGGCCACGGGCGCCGTGGCCTGA
- a CDS encoding phosphonate degradation HD-domain oxygenase, whose product MALTLQDIEQLFLERGHRSYDGESVSHLRHALQTAALAERHHAGPELITACLLHDLGHLIADRPGTPTLRGLDDKHQYFVLPFLRGLFGPGVLEPIRLHVEAKRYLCYLEPHYEASLSEDSKRSLALQGGSFDAGQALDFASLPGAPDAIRLRRWDDMAKVPGLITPSLEHYLEIAESVSTRAKLAAIH is encoded by the coding sequence ATGGCCTTGACCTTGCAAGACATCGAGCAGCTGTTCCTTGAACGCGGACATCGCTCCTACGACGGCGAGTCCGTCAGCCACCTGCGCCACGCGCTGCAGACCGCCGCGCTGGCCGAGCGCCACCACGCCGGCCCCGAACTGATCACCGCCTGCCTGCTGCACGACCTGGGGCACCTGATCGCCGACCGGCCCGGCACGCCCACGCTGCGCGGCCTGGACGACAAGCACCAGTACTTCGTGCTGCCATTCCTGCGCGGCCTGTTCGGCCCGGGCGTGCTGGAGCCGATCCGGCTGCACGTCGAGGCCAAGCGCTACCTCTGCTATCTGGAGCCCCACTATGAAGCGTCGCTCTCGGAGGACTCGAAGCGCAGCCTGGCGCTGCAGGGGGGCAGCTTCGATGCGGGCCAGGCGCTGGATTTCGCCAGCCTGCCGGGCGCGCCGGATGCGATTCGGCTGAGACGCTGGGACGACATGGCCAAGGTGCCGGGGCTGATCACGCCCTCGCTGGAGCATTACCTGGAGATCGCCGAGAGCGTGTCGACGCGGGCGAAGCTGGCGGCGATCCACTAG
- a CDS encoding LysR family transcriptional regulator: MLVAELKSFYAVARCGTVTKAAAQLGVSQPTVTGQLRQLESRYGVELFHRQGRGMRLSDAGHSLMPMVEKLVQQETEIDFRLRDASDLREGNLRVGATGPFYIMDTVRRYNQRYPGIDLTLVIGNSQSMLQALHDYQIEIATSSFLMDDKHLYRRLIAADPIRVVTHRDHPLARRGRVSLADLSEHALLLREPGSMTRQLTEEALRQAGVSVRRTLEIGSRESIRQAILSDLGISLIPSREIPSHPDLAALDIEGAEIVMHEYLYCLRERQPVQLIARFLEMAPAAG; this comes from the coding sequence GTGCTCGTCGCCGAACTCAAATCCTTCTATGCCGTGGCCCGCTGCGGAACCGTCACCAAGGCCGCCGCCCAGCTGGGCGTCAGTCAGCCCACGGTGACGGGCCAGTTGCGCCAGCTCGAATCGCGCTACGGCGTCGAGCTGTTCCACCGGCAAGGGCGCGGCATGCGGCTGTCGGACGCCGGCCACAGCCTGATGCCGATGGTCGAGAAGCTGGTGCAGCAGGAAACCGAGATCGATTTCCGGCTGCGCGACGCCAGCGACCTGCGCGAAGGCAACCTGCGGGTCGGCGCCACCGGACCGTTCTACATCATGGACACGGTGCGGCGGTACAACCAGCGCTATCCGGGCATCGACCTGACGCTGGTCATCGGCAATTCGCAGAGCATGCTGCAGGCGCTGCACGACTATCAGATCGAGATTGCCACGTCCTCGTTTCTGATGGATGACAAGCATTTGTACCGGCGCCTGATCGCCGCCGACCCCATTCGCGTGGTCACGCACCGCGACCACCCGCTGGCGCGGCGCGGCCGTGTGTCGCTGGCCGACCTGTCCGAACACGCCCTGCTGTTGCGCGAGCCCGGCTCGATGACGCGCCAGCTCACCGAGGAAGCGCTGCGACAGGCCGGCGTCAGCGTGCGCCGCACGCTGGAGATCGGCAGCCGCGAGTCGATCCGGCAGGCCATCCTGAGCGACCTGGGGATCAGCCTGATCCCCTCGCGCGAAATCCCTTCCCATCCGGACCTGGCCGCCCTCGACATCGAGGGCGCCGAGATCGTGATGCACGAATACCTGTACTGCCTGCGCGAGCGCCAACCGGTGCAGCTGATCGCGCGCTTTCTGGAGATGGCGCCTGCCGCCGGCTGA
- a CDS encoding putative 2-aminoethylphosphonate ABC transporter ATP-binding protein, producing the protein MPQHDSDSISAAASPETPPSARSGQPGARGGFLTVRNLVKRFGAHTALADVSLDIRAGELVCLLGPSGCGKTTLLRAIAGLERQDSGVITLSGRDISHAEPQERDYGILFQSYALFPNLTVAQNVAYGLSGKRAHRKHVAGRVEEMLTLVGLAGAANKYPGQISGGQQQRVALARALAPSPSLLLLDEPMSALDARVREHLRIELRALQKRLSITTLMVTHDQEEAMVMADRIAVMNGGVIEQFGTPRELYRQPGSAFIADFVGEANWLPFERIDAHRARVGRQELAVDEALDAASGRLFVRPEAVRVSAVRPEQPNAMLADVLDGVFLGRGYRLALRLEGVPGATVHSIVSPETGDALLGPHAASRCWVELPRHAIRAYA; encoded by the coding sequence ATGCCCCAACACGACAGCGACTCTATTTCGGCGGCAGCGTCCCCGGAAACGCCGCCCTCGGCGCGCAGCGGCCAGCCCGGCGCGCGCGGCGGCTTCCTGACGGTACGCAACCTGGTCAAGCGCTTCGGCGCCCACACCGCATTGGCCGATGTGTCGCTGGATATCCGCGCCGGCGAGCTGGTCTGCCTGCTGGGCCCCTCGGGCTGCGGCAAGACCACGCTGCTGCGCGCCATCGCCGGGCTGGAACGCCAGGACAGCGGCGTCATCACGCTGTCCGGCCGCGACATCTCCCATGCCGAGCCGCAGGAACGCGACTACGGCATTCTGTTTCAGTCCTATGCCCTGTTTCCCAATCTGACCGTGGCGCAGAACGTCGCCTACGGCCTGAGCGGCAAGCGCGCGCATCGCAAGCACGTGGCGGGCAGGGTCGAGGAAATGCTGACGCTGGTGGGCCTGGCCGGCGCCGCCAATAAATATCCGGGACAGATTTCCGGCGGCCAGCAGCAGCGCGTGGCCCTGGCCCGCGCGCTGGCGCCGTCGCCGTCCCTGCTGCTGCTGGACGAGCCCATGTCGGCGCTGGACGCCCGCGTGCGCGAGCACCTGCGCATCGAATTGCGCGCGCTGCAGAAGCGCCTGTCCATCACCACGCTGATGGTCACGCACGATCAGGAAGAGGCCATGGTCATGGCCGACCGCATCGCCGTCATGAACGGCGGCGTCATCGAGCAGTTCGGCACGCCGCGCGAACTCTACCGCCAGCCCGGCTCGGCCTTCATCGCCGACTTCGTGGGCGAGGCCAACTGGCTGCCGTTCGAGCGCATCGACGCGCACCGCGCCCGCGTGGGCCGCCAGGAACTGGCCGTGGACGAGGCGCTGGACGCCGCGTCCGGCCGCCTGTTCGTGCGCCCCGAGGCCGTGCGCGTCAGCGCCGTGCGGCCGGAACAGCCCAACGCCATGCTGGCCGACGTGCTCGACGGCGTGTTCCTGGGCCGTGGCTACCGCCTGGCCTTGCGCCTGGAAGGCGTGCCCGGCGCCACCGTGCATTCCATCGTGTCCCCCGAAACCGGAGACGCCCTGCTGGGCCCTCACGCCGCCAGCCGCTGCTGGGTGGAGCTGCCGCGCCATGCGATTCGCGCCTACGCTTGA